In Calonectris borealis chromosome 25, bCalBor7.hap1.2, whole genome shotgun sequence, the following proteins share a genomic window:
- the LOC142093027 gene encoding uncharacterized protein LOC142093027 isoform X1 has product MGRQRGPPVPRWRQLLCVGCWWLLSLSGTALQGLRWLWRLAWVGTPSPRALTHLRWFQTWRVSRTRGRAGGGRCCPGSVSVPGAVVRCGQGSGGGKGGVATPSSGSVTEGLGPSSSGVGSWLEALYSSVHQELWGRGDIAPGSALPGVGLSLPLSPCGRRPLPQYLLICYKSCWDGAFQVTEELGTALQMRLESGSEGSEEDGGSTSALESEQAVAEQWQRGDASEAVLGRLEALEADVRFLCTELGAEKLLWSSRFLELLQEQQGLRQRVSPPWGPQPPRSPLVPWTLMAHPSCRNARGGGTAATAPSCQGKRRTNVPVGAMERARQDAGGWNHPGSRPRAQAVFWGQRLHDRQKISSRALPRPACSAELQPFPRSRNHPGGSSRQAAASCAAQGRSQLPRAHGHPRGCLCLGTLSLVEPSKEHLPDPLQLVGSFQERRVRPLPALGDTGAMDGLQNPSAAPFTSSLAR; this is encoded by the exons ATGGGCAGGCAGCGCGGCCCGCCAGTGCCGAGGTGGAGACAGCTCCTGTGCGTCGGGTGCTGGTGGCTCCTGTCGCTCTCCGGGACGGCGCTCCAGGGGCTGCGGTGGCTCTGGAGGCTGGCGTGGGTTGGTACCCCTTCCCCAAGGGCCCTCACGCACTTGCGTTGGTTCCAAACGTGGCGCGTGTCCAGAAccaggggccgggcagggggtgggaggtgCTGCCCGGGCTCCGTCTCTGTACCAGGGGCTGTGGTTCGGTGTGGCCAGGGCAgcggaggggggaagggaggggttGCCACCCCATCATCCGGCAGCGTGACTGAGGGATTGGGACCCTCATCCTCCGGAGTTGGCTCTTGGCTCGAGGCACTGTATAGTTCTGTCCACCAAGAGCTCTGGGGACGTGGGGATATTGCTCCGGGCTCTGCGCTCCCCGGGGTGGGTTTGAGCCTGCCGCTCTCACCGTGCGGCCGCCGTCCTCTCCCCCAGTACCTGCTGATCTGCTACAAGAGCTGCTGGGACGGCGCCTTCCAGGTCACCGAGGAG CTCGGCACGGCGCTGCAGATGAGGCTGGAAAGTGGCAGCGAGGGGAGTGAGGAGGACGGGGGCTCCACTTCTGCGCTGGAGTCGGAGCAGGCAG TGGCGGAGCAGTGGCAGCGAGGCGACGCCAGCGAAgctgtgctggggaggctggaggcGCTGGAGGCCGACGTCCGCTTCCTCTGCACCGAGCTGGGCGCTGAGAAGCTGCTGTGGAGCAGCCGGttcctggagctgctgcaggagcagcaaggCCTGCGCCAGCGGGTGAGTCCCCCATGGGGGCCCCAGCCCCCTCGGTCCCCTCTGGTACCCTGGACCCTCATGGCCCATCCCAGCTGCAGGAACGCCCGTGGCGGTGGGACAGCAGCGACAGCCCCGAGCTGCCAGGGGAAGCGGAGGACCAACGTGCCAGTGGGAGCGATGGAGAGAGCCCGGCAG GACGCCGGTGGATGGAACCACCCTGGCAGCCGGCCCCGTGCCCAGGCAGTCTTTTGGGGCCAGCGGCTCCATGACAGGCAGAAAAT TTCCAGCcgggccctgccccgccctgcctgTTCAGCAGAACTGCAGCCATTTCCGAGAAGCAGGAACCATCcgggaggcagctccaggcaaGCCGCTGCCTCCTGCGCTGCCCAGGGCAGGTCACAGCTGCCCCGTGCCCACGGCCACCCCCGGGGCTGCCTGTGCCTGGGCACATTGTCTCTGGTGGAGCCCAGCAAGGAGCATCTTCCTGATCCATTGCAACTTGTTGGGAGCTTCCAGGAGCGAAGAGTAAGGCCACTGCCAGCTCTCGGAGACACTGGGGCCATGGATGGACTGCAAAACCCAAGTGCTGCCCCGTTTACTTCCTCGTTGGCCAGATAA
- the LOC142093027 gene encoding uncharacterized protein LOC142093027 isoform X2 → MGRQRGPPVPRWRQLLCVGCWWLLSLSGTALQGLRWLWRLAWYLLICYKSCWDGAFQVTEELGTALQMRLESGSEGSEEDGGSTSALESEQAGGCPARRCGQAGVSLVQRLGRAGVVGHWREQSCGARAVAEQWQRGDASEAVLGRLEALEADVRFLCTELGAEKLLWSSRFLELLQEQQGLRQRVSPPWGPQPPRSPLVPWTLMAHPSCRNARGGGTAATAPSCQGKRRTNVPVGAMERARQDAGGWNHPGSRPRAQAVFWGQRLHDRQKISSRALPRPACSAELQPFPRSRNHPGGSSRQAAASCAAQGRSQLPRAHGHPRGCLCLGTLSLVEPSKEHLPDPLQLVGSFQERRVRPLPALGDTGAMDGLQNPSAAPFTSSLAR, encoded by the exons ATGGGCAGGCAGCGCGGCCCGCCAGTGCCGAGGTGGAGACAGCTCCTGTGCGTCGGGTGCTGGTGGCTCCTGTCGCTCTCCGGGACGGCGCTCCAGGGGCTGCGGTGGCTCTGGAGGCTGGCGTGG TACCTGCTGATCTGCTACAAGAGCTGCTGGGACGGCGCCTTCCAGGTCACCGAGGAG CTCGGCACGGCGCTGCAGATGAGGCTGGAAAGTGGCAGCGAGGGGAGTGAGGAGGACGGGGGCTCCACTTCTGCGCTGGAGTCGGAGCAGGCAGGTGGGTGCCCGGCACGGCGGTGCGGGCAGGCGGGGGTGTCCCTGGTGCAGAGGCTGGGCAGAGCCGGTGTTGTGGGGCACTGGCgggagcagagctgtggtgcCAGGGCAGTGGCGGAGCAGTGGCAGCGAGGCGACGCCAGCGAAgctgtgctggggaggctggaggcGCTGGAGGCCGACGTCCGCTTCCTCTGCACCGAGCTGGGCGCTGAGAAGCTGCTGTGGAGCAGCCGGttcctggagctgctgcaggagcagcaaggCCTGCGCCAGCGGGTGAGTCCCCCATGGGGGCCCCAGCCCCCTCGGTCCCCTCTGGTACCCTGGACCCTCATGGCCCATCCCAGCTGCAGGAACGCCCGTGGCGGTGGGACAGCAGCGACAGCCCCGAGCTGCCAGGGGAAGCGGAGGACCAACGTGCCAGTGGGAGCGATGGAGAGAGCCCGGCAG GACGCCGGTGGATGGAACCACCCTGGCAGCCGGCCCCGTGCCCAGGCAGTCTTTTGGGGCCAGCGGCTCCATGACAGGCAGAAAAT TTCCAGCcgggccctgccccgccctgcctgTTCAGCAGAACTGCAGCCATTTCCGAGAAGCAGGAACCATCcgggaggcagctccaggcaaGCCGCTGCCTCCTGCGCTGCCCAGGGCAGGTCACAGCTGCCCCGTGCCCACGGCCACCCCCGGGGCTGCCTGTGCCTGGGCACATTGTCTCTGGTGGAGCCCAGCAAGGAGCATCTTCCTGATCCATTGCAACTTGTTGGGAGCTTCCAGGAGCGAAGAGTAAGGCCACTGCCAGCTCTCGGAGACACTGGGGCCATGGATGGACTGCAAAACCCAAGTGCTGCCCCGTTTACTTCCTCGTTGGCCAGATAA